Proteins encoded within one genomic window of Epinephelus lanceolatus isolate andai-2023 chromosome 9, ASM4190304v1, whole genome shotgun sequence:
- the LOC144464347 gene encoding uncharacterized protein LOC144464347 codes for MSDLLRKPLVTGDFTVNLSVSQLYKRHLTLYEQNSAALEASYDRTLTTCTHENKMSSYISGLEVSLSDSQEQQLLKQGFTKIKVDVSQGVGPNRSYIWFKMGSEAITRIQLTYMQDMQPGLISEGYNKIDKNLNPGGGDYINLWFYRGHLKSDIPIVELSVTNNPKEEAQMFGQGFERLACDLTLKTGGNRVYLWMKREIPTYICDVTVTDNFGADADYFQKGYIRMDRGVGGAYIFMWYLQTTDAQQALKDLQISTNEEEYQRFKSQHYDLVSVKLSDDSAANSTYLWYKRDDRIRDLAMILDSAAVVPYEEAGVKVIDKNLGKGVAFLCFYC; via the exons ATGTCTGACCTTCTGAGGAAACCACTCGTCACAGGTGATTTCACAGTAAATCTGAGCGTCTCTCAGCTCTATAAAAGGCATCTGACTCTGTACGAACAGAACTCAGCAGCTCTGGAGGCTTCATACGACAGAACACTCACCACCTGCACACAC gaaaacaaaatgtcatcGTACATCTCAGGATTGGAAGTTTCCCTCAGTGACTcccaggagcagcagctcttaAAACAAGGCTTCACCAAAATCAAAGTTGACGTGAGTCAGGGGGTCGGGCCGAACCGAAGCTACATTTGGTTCAAGATGGGCAGCGAAGCCATCACCAGGATCCAGCTCACATACATGCAGGACATGCAGCCCGGCCTGATCTCCGAGGGATACAACAAGATCGACAAAAACCTGAACCCTGGAGGTGGAGACTACATCAACCTGTGGTTCTATAGAGGTCACCTTAAGTCTGACATTCCCATTGTGGAGCTCAGCGTCACCAACAACCCGAAGGAGGAAGCCCAGATGTTTGGGCAGGGCTTTGAGAGACTGGCCTGTGATCTGACCCTGAAGACTGGAGGGAACAGGGTCTACCTATGGATGAAGAGAGAAATACCAACTTATATCTGTGACGTCACCGTCACCGATAACTTCGGTGCAGATGCAGACTACTTCCAGAAGGGTTACATCCGTATGGACAGAGGAGTGGGAGGAGCTTACATCTTCATGTGGTACCTTCAGACCACGGACGCCCAACAGGCCCTCAAAGATCTGCAGATCTCCACCAACGAAGAAGAGTACCAGCGCTTTAAAAGCCAACACTACGACCTAGTGAGCGTGAAGCTGAGCGATGACAGTGCAGCCAACTCCACCTACCTGTGGTACAAGAGAGACGACCGCATCAGGGACCTGGCCATGATCCTCGATTCTGCAGCTGTGGTCCCGTACGAGGAGGCAGGGGTCAAGGTCATTGACAAGAACCTCGGCAAAGGTGTCGCATTcctgtgtttttattgctgA